Proteins encoded by one window of Macaca fascicularis isolate 582-1 chromosome 10, T2T-MFA8v1.1:
- the TMEM121B gene encoding transmembrane protein 121B, which produces MRPALGHPRSVSSASGSFPPPPAAARLQPLFLRGGSFRGRRGSGDSSTSTSTSRGGGGGRRGGGGGSPSSSTGAEREDDDESLSVSKPLVPNAALLGPPTQVGAAAGPAPAAFSSSAATSSSTSTPTSSCSMTAADFGGGAAAGAVGGPGSRSAGGAGGTGTGSGASCCPCCCCCGCPDRSGRRGRRRGCAPSPRCRWGYQALSVVLLLAQGGLLDLYLIAVTDLYWCSWIATDLVVVVGWAIFFAKNSRGRRGGVASSAHNHHLHHHHAAPPLHLPAPSAATAGAKARGARGGAGGAGGGLGAAAAAGEFAFAYLAWLIYSIAFTPKVVLILGTSILDLIELRAPFGTTGFRLTMALSVPLLYSLVRAISEAGAPPGSAGPLLLQPQRHRAAGCFLGTCLDLLDSFTLVELMLEGRVPLPAHLRYLLIAVYFLTLASPVLWLYELNAAAAAAAASWGQASGPGSCSRLLRLLGGCLVDVPLLALRCLLVVSYQQPLSIFMLKNLFFLGCRGLEALEGCWDRGSRASPSRARGGYGAPPSAPPPPPPPPQGGSQLGHCISENEGGAHGYVNTLAVASHN; this is translated from the coding sequence ATGCGCCCGGCGCTCGGCCACCCTCGCTCGGTCTCCTCCGCGTCCGGCTCCTTCCCGCCGCCCCCGGCCGCCGCCCGGCTGCAGCCCCTCTTCCTCCGCGGGGGCTCCTTCCGCGGCCGGAGAGGCTCGGGCGAcagcagcaccagcaccagcaccagccgCGGGGGAGGCGGCGGCAGACGCGGCGGGGGCGGCGGCTCCCCGAGCAGCAGCACGGGCGCCGAGCGCGAGGACGACGACGAGAGCCTCAGCGTCAGCAAGCCGCTGGTGCCCAACGCCGCGCTCCTGGGGCCACCGACTCAGGTGGGCGCCGCGGCCGGCCCAGCGCCCGCCGCCTTCTCCTCCTCAGccgccacctcctcctccacctccacgcCCACCTCCTCCTGCAGCATGACAGCCGCGGACTTCGGCGGGGGCGCCGCGGCCGGGGCCGTCGGGGGCCCCGGGAGCCGCTCGGCGGGGGGCGCGGGCGGCACCGGGACCGGCAGCGGCGCCTCCTGCTGCCCGTGTTGCTGCTGCTGCGGCTGCCCAGACCGCTCTGGCCGCAGGGGTAGGCGCCGCGGCTGCGCCCCCAGTCCCAGGTGCCGCTGGGGCTACCAGGCGCTGTCCGTGGTGCTGCTGCTGGCTCAGGGTGGCCTGCTGGATCTGTACCTCATCGCCGTCACCGACCTGTACTGGTGCTCCTGGATCGCCACTGacctggtggtggtggtgggctggGCCATCTTCTTCGCCAAGAACAGCCGGGGCCGTCGGGGCGGAGTGGCCAGCAGCGCGCACAACCACCACCTGCACCACCACCACGCTGCGCCGCCCCTGCACCTGCCCGCCCCCTCGGCTGCTACCGCTGGGGCCAAGGCTCGCGGAGCCCGCGGGGGCGCTGGCGGCGCAGGGGGCGGCCTGGGGGCGGCCGCGGCAGCGGGCGAGTTCGCCTTCGCCTACCTGGCCTGGCTTATCTACTCCATCGCCTTCACTCCCAAGGTGGTGCTGATCCTGGGCACGTCTATCCTAGACCTCATCGAGCTGCGCGCGCCCTTCGGCACCACGGGCTTCCGTCTCACCATGGCGCTGTCGGTGCCCCTGCTCTACAGCTTGGTGCGGGCCATCAGCGAGGCGGGCGCACCCCCAGGATCGGCAGGACCCCTGCTGCTGCAGCCCCAGCGGCACCGCGCAGCTGGATGCTTCCTGGGCACGTGTCTAGACCTGCTGGACAGTTTCACGCTGGTGGAGCTGATGCTGGAGGGCCGCGTGCCACTGCCCGCGCACCTGCGCTACCTGCTCATCGCCGTCTACTTCCTCACCCTCGCCTCGCCGGTGCTCTGGCTCTATGAGCTCAACGCcgcggccgcggcggcggcggcatcCTGGGGCCAGGCCTCCGGGCCCGGCAGCTGCAGCCGCCTTTTGCGCTTGCTGGGCGGCTGCCTGGTAGACGTGCCCTTGCTGGCGCTGCGCTGCCTCCTGGTGGTCAGCTACCAGCAGCCCCTCTCCATCTTCATGCTCAAGAACCTCTTCTTCCTCGGTTGCCGCGGCTTGGAAGCCCTGGAGGGCTGCTGGGACCGGGGCAGTCGGGCCTCCCCGAGTCGGGCCAGAGGGGGCTATGGTGCTCCGCCCTCCGCCCCTCCACCGCCTCCGCCACCACCTCAGGGAGGCTCCCAGCTGGGCCACTGCATCTCGGAGAACGAGGGGGGTGCCCATGGCTATGTCAACACCCTGGCTGTGGCCTCCCATAATTGA
- the IL17RA gene encoding interleukin-17 receptor A isoform X3, which produces MKVTTPCMSSGSLWDPNITVETLEAQQLRVGFTLWNESTHYQILLTSFPHMENHSCFEHMHHVPAPRPEDFHQRSNVTFTLHNLKGCCRHRVQIQPFFSSCLNDCLRHSVTVSCPEMPDTPEPIPDYMPLWLYWFITGISVLLVGSAILLIVCMTWRLAGPGNEKCSNDTKYTDGLPVADLTPPPLKPRKVWIIYSADHPLYVDVVLKFAQFLLTACGTEVALDLLEEKAISEAGVMTWVGRQKQEMVESNSKIIVLCSRGTRAKWQALLGRGAPVRLRCDHGKPVGDLFTAAMNMILPDFKRPACFGTYVVCYFSEVSGDGDVPDLFGAAPRYPLMDRFEEVYFRIQDLEMFQPGRMHRVGELSGDNYLRSPGGRQLRAALDRFRDWQARCPDWFERENLYPADDQDAPSLDEEVFEEPLLPPGTGIMKRAPLVREPGSQACLAIDLLVGEEGGAAVAKLEPHLQPRGQPAPQPLHTLVLPAEEGALVAAVEPGPLADGAAMRLALAGEGEACPLLGSPGAGRNSVLFLPVDPEDSPLGSTPMASPDHLPEDMREHLEGLMLSLFQQSLSCQAQGGCGRPAMVLKDPHTPYEEEQRRSVQSDQGYISRSSPQPPDGLTEMEEEEEEEQDPGKPALPLSPEDLESLRSLQRQLLFRQLQKNSGWDTVESESERPSA; this is translated from the exons ATGAAGGTAACCACGCCATGCATGAGCTCAG gcagcctgtgggaCCCCAACATCACTGTGGAGACCCTGGAGGCCCAGCAGCTGCGTGTGGGCTTCACCCTGTGGAATGAATCTACCCATTACCAGATCCTGCTGACCAGTTTTCCGCACATGGAGAACCACAGCTGCTTTGAGCACATGCACCACGTACCTGCG CCCAGACCAGAGGACTTCCACCAGCGATCCAATGTCACATTCACTCTACACAACCTGAAAGGGTGCTGCCGCCACCGAGTGCAG ATCCAGCCCTTCTTCAGCAGCTGCCTCAATGACTGCCTCAGACACTCCGTGACTGTTTCCTGCCCAGAAATGCCAGACACTCCAG AACCAATTCCAG ACTACATGCCCCTGTGGTTGTACTGGTTCATCACGGGCATCTCCGTCCTGCTGGTGGGCTCCGCCATCCTGCTGATCGTCTGCATGACCTGGAGGCTAGCCG ggcctggaaatgaaaaatgcagtAATGACACCAAATACACCG ATGGCCTGCCTGTGGCTGACCTGACCCCCCCACCGCTGAAGCCCAGGAAGGTCTGGATCATCTACTCAGCCGACCACCCCCTCTACGTGGACGTGGTCCTGAAATTCGCCCAGTTCCTGCTCACCGCCTGCGGCACGGAAGTGGCCCTGGACCTGCTGGAAGAGAAGGCCATCTCGGAGGCGGGAGTCATGACCTGGGTGGGCCGCCAGAAGCAGGAGATGGTGGAGAGCAACTCGAAGATCATCGTCCTGTGCTCCCGCGGCACGCGCGCCAAGTGGCAGGCGCTCCTGGGCCGGGGAGCGCCTGTGCGGCTGCGCTGTGACCACGGGAAGCCCGTGGGGGACCTATTCACCGCAGCCATGAACATGATCCTCCCGGACTTCAAGAGGCCAGCCTGCTTCGGCACCTACGTAGTCTGCTACTTCAGCGAGGTCAGCGGTGACGGCGACGTCCCTGACCTGTTCGGCGCGGCGCCGCGGTACCCGCTCATGGACAGGTTCGAGGAGGTGTACTTCCGCATCCAGGACCTGGAGATGTTCCAGCCGGGCCGCATGCACCGCGTGGGGGAGCTGTCGGGAGACAACTACCTGCGGAGCCCGGGCGGCAGGCAGCTCCGCGCCGCCCTGGACAGGTTCCGGGACTGGCAGGCCCGCTGCCCCGACTGGTTCGAGCGTGAGAACCTCTACCCGGCCGATGACCAGGATGCCCCGTCCCTGGACGAAGAGGTGTTTGAGGAGCCACTGCTGCCTCCGGGAACCGGCATCATGAAGCGGGCGCCCCTGGTGCGCGAGCCTGGCTCCCAGGCCTGCCTGGCCATAGACCTCCTGGTcggggaggaaggaggagcagCAGTGGCAAAGCTGGAACCTCACCTGCAGCCCCGGGGTCAGCCAGCGCCGCAGCCCCTCCACACCCTGGTGCTCCCCGCAGAGGAGGGCGCCCTGGTGGCCGCGGTGGAGCCTGGGCCCCTGGCTGACGGTGCCGCTATGCGGTTGGCACTGGCGGGGGAGGGCGAGGCCTGCCCGCTGCTGGGCAGCCCGGGCGCTGGGCGAAATAGCGTCCTCTTCCTCCCTGTGGACCCCGAGGACTCACCGCTTGGCAGCACCCCCATGGCGTCTCCTGACCACCTTCCAGAGGACATGAGGGAGCACCTCGAAGGCTTGATGCTCTCGCTCTTCCAGCAGAGTCTGAGCTGCCAGGCCCAGGGGGGCTGCGGTAGACCCGCCATGGTCCTCAAAGACCCACACACGCCCTACGAGGAGGAGCAGCGGCGGTCAGTGCAGTCTGACCAGGGCTACATCTCCAGGAGCTCCCCGCAGCCCCCCGACGGACTCACGGaaatggaggaagaggaagaagaagagcaGGACCCAGGGAAGCCGGCCCTGCCACTCTCTCCTGAGGACCTGGAGAGCCTGAGGAGCCTCCAGCGGCAGCTGCTTTTCCGCCAGCTGCAGAAGAACTCGGGCTGGGACACGGTGGAGTCAGAGTCAGAGAGGCCCAGTGCATGA
- the IL17RA gene encoding interleukin-17 receptor A isoform X4, giving the protein MKVTTPCMSSGSLWDPNITVETLEAQQLRVGFTLWNESTHYQILLTSFPHMENHSCFEHMHHVPAPRPEDFHQRSNVTFTLHNLKGCCRHRVQIQPFFSSCLNDCLRHSVTVSCPEMPDTPDYMPLWLYWFITGISVLLVGSAILLIVCMTWRLAGPGNEKCSNDTKYTDGLPVADLTPPPLKPRKVWIIYSADHPLYVDVVLKFAQFLLTACGTEVALDLLEEKAISEAGVMTWVGRQKQEMVESNSKIIVLCSRGTRAKWQALLGRGAPVRLRCDHGKPVGDLFTAAMNMILPDFKRPACFGTYVVCYFSEVSGDGDVPDLFGAAPRYPLMDRFEEVYFRIQDLEMFQPGRMHRVGELSGDNYLRSPGGRQLRAALDRFRDWQARCPDWFERENLYPADDQDAPSLDEEVFEEPLLPPGTGIMKRAPLVREPGSQACLAIDLLVGEEGGAAVAKLEPHLQPRGQPAPQPLHTLVLPAEEGALVAAVEPGPLADGAAMRLALAGEGEACPLLGSPGAGRNSVLFLPVDPEDSPLGSTPMASPDHLPEDMREHLEGLMLSLFQQSLSCQAQGGCGRPAMVLKDPHTPYEEEQRRSVQSDQGYISRSSPQPPDGLTEMEEEEEEEQDPGKPALPLSPEDLESLRSLQRQLLFRQLQKNSGWDTVESESERPSA; this is encoded by the exons ATGAAGGTAACCACGCCATGCATGAGCTCAG gcagcctgtgggaCCCCAACATCACTGTGGAGACCCTGGAGGCCCAGCAGCTGCGTGTGGGCTTCACCCTGTGGAATGAATCTACCCATTACCAGATCCTGCTGACCAGTTTTCCGCACATGGAGAACCACAGCTGCTTTGAGCACATGCACCACGTACCTGCG CCCAGACCAGAGGACTTCCACCAGCGATCCAATGTCACATTCACTCTACACAACCTGAAAGGGTGCTGCCGCCACCGAGTGCAG ATCCAGCCCTTCTTCAGCAGCTGCCTCAATGACTGCCTCAGACACTCCGTGACTGTTTCCTGCCCAGAAATGCCAGACACTCCAG ACTACATGCCCCTGTGGTTGTACTGGTTCATCACGGGCATCTCCGTCCTGCTGGTGGGCTCCGCCATCCTGCTGATCGTCTGCATGACCTGGAGGCTAGCCG ggcctggaaatgaaaaatgcagtAATGACACCAAATACACCG ATGGCCTGCCTGTGGCTGACCTGACCCCCCCACCGCTGAAGCCCAGGAAGGTCTGGATCATCTACTCAGCCGACCACCCCCTCTACGTGGACGTGGTCCTGAAATTCGCCCAGTTCCTGCTCACCGCCTGCGGCACGGAAGTGGCCCTGGACCTGCTGGAAGAGAAGGCCATCTCGGAGGCGGGAGTCATGACCTGGGTGGGCCGCCAGAAGCAGGAGATGGTGGAGAGCAACTCGAAGATCATCGTCCTGTGCTCCCGCGGCACGCGCGCCAAGTGGCAGGCGCTCCTGGGCCGGGGAGCGCCTGTGCGGCTGCGCTGTGACCACGGGAAGCCCGTGGGGGACCTATTCACCGCAGCCATGAACATGATCCTCCCGGACTTCAAGAGGCCAGCCTGCTTCGGCACCTACGTAGTCTGCTACTTCAGCGAGGTCAGCGGTGACGGCGACGTCCCTGACCTGTTCGGCGCGGCGCCGCGGTACCCGCTCATGGACAGGTTCGAGGAGGTGTACTTCCGCATCCAGGACCTGGAGATGTTCCAGCCGGGCCGCATGCACCGCGTGGGGGAGCTGTCGGGAGACAACTACCTGCGGAGCCCGGGCGGCAGGCAGCTCCGCGCCGCCCTGGACAGGTTCCGGGACTGGCAGGCCCGCTGCCCCGACTGGTTCGAGCGTGAGAACCTCTACCCGGCCGATGACCAGGATGCCCCGTCCCTGGACGAAGAGGTGTTTGAGGAGCCACTGCTGCCTCCGGGAACCGGCATCATGAAGCGGGCGCCCCTGGTGCGCGAGCCTGGCTCCCAGGCCTGCCTGGCCATAGACCTCCTGGTcggggaggaaggaggagcagCAGTGGCAAAGCTGGAACCTCACCTGCAGCCCCGGGGTCAGCCAGCGCCGCAGCCCCTCCACACCCTGGTGCTCCCCGCAGAGGAGGGCGCCCTGGTGGCCGCGGTGGAGCCTGGGCCCCTGGCTGACGGTGCCGCTATGCGGTTGGCACTGGCGGGGGAGGGCGAGGCCTGCCCGCTGCTGGGCAGCCCGGGCGCTGGGCGAAATAGCGTCCTCTTCCTCCCTGTGGACCCCGAGGACTCACCGCTTGGCAGCACCCCCATGGCGTCTCCTGACCACCTTCCAGAGGACATGAGGGAGCACCTCGAAGGCTTGATGCTCTCGCTCTTCCAGCAGAGTCTGAGCTGCCAGGCCCAGGGGGGCTGCGGTAGACCCGCCATGGTCCTCAAAGACCCACACACGCCCTACGAGGAGGAGCAGCGGCGGTCAGTGCAGTCTGACCAGGGCTACATCTCCAGGAGCTCCCCGCAGCCCCCCGACGGACTCACGGaaatggaggaagaggaagaagaagagcaGGACCCAGGGAAGCCGGCCCTGCCACTCTCTCCTGAGGACCTGGAGAGCCTGAGGAGCCTCCAGCGGCAGCTGCTTTTCCGCCAGCTGCAGAAGAACTCGGGCTGGGACACGGTGGAGTCAGAGTCAGAGAGGCCCAGTGCATGA
- the IL17RA gene encoding interleukin-17 receptor A isoform X5: MPLWLYWFITGISVLLVGSAILLIVCMTWRLAGPGNEKCSNDTKYTDGLPVADLTPPPLKPRKVWIIYSADHPLYVDVVLKFAQFLLTACGTEVALDLLEEKAISEAGVMTWVGRQKQEMVESNSKIIVLCSRGTRAKWQALLGRGAPVRLRCDHGKPVGDLFTAAMNMILPDFKRPACFGTYVVCYFSEVSGDGDVPDLFGAAPRYPLMDRFEEVYFRIQDLEMFQPGRMHRVGELSGDNYLRSPGGRQLRAALDRFRDWQARCPDWFERENLYPADDQDAPSLDEEVFEEPLLPPGTGIMKRAPLVREPGSQACLAIDLLVGEEGGAAVAKLEPHLQPRGQPAPQPLHTLVLPAEEGALVAAVEPGPLADGAAMRLALAGEGEACPLLGSPGAGRNSVLFLPVDPEDSPLGSTPMASPDHLPEDMREHLEGLMLSLFQQSLSCQAQGGCGRPAMVLKDPHTPYEEEQRRSVQSDQGYISRSSPQPPDGLTEMEEEEEEEQDPGKPALPLSPEDLESLRSLQRQLLFRQLQKNSGWDTVESESERPSA; this comes from the exons ATGCCCCTGTGGTTGTACTGGTTCATCACGGGCATCTCCGTCCTGCTGGTGGGCTCCGCCATCCTGCTGATCGTCTGCATGACCTGGAGGCTAGCCG ggcctggaaatgaaaaatgcagtAATGACACCAAATACACCG ATGGCCTGCCTGTGGCTGACCTGACCCCCCCACCGCTGAAGCCCAGGAAGGTCTGGATCATCTACTCAGCCGACCACCCCCTCTACGTGGACGTGGTCCTGAAATTCGCCCAGTTCCTGCTCACCGCCTGCGGCACGGAAGTGGCCCTGGACCTGCTGGAAGAGAAGGCCATCTCGGAGGCGGGAGTCATGACCTGGGTGGGCCGCCAGAAGCAGGAGATGGTGGAGAGCAACTCGAAGATCATCGTCCTGTGCTCCCGCGGCACGCGCGCCAAGTGGCAGGCGCTCCTGGGCCGGGGAGCGCCTGTGCGGCTGCGCTGTGACCACGGGAAGCCCGTGGGGGACCTATTCACCGCAGCCATGAACATGATCCTCCCGGACTTCAAGAGGCCAGCCTGCTTCGGCACCTACGTAGTCTGCTACTTCAGCGAGGTCAGCGGTGACGGCGACGTCCCTGACCTGTTCGGCGCGGCGCCGCGGTACCCGCTCATGGACAGGTTCGAGGAGGTGTACTTCCGCATCCAGGACCTGGAGATGTTCCAGCCGGGCCGCATGCACCGCGTGGGGGAGCTGTCGGGAGACAACTACCTGCGGAGCCCGGGCGGCAGGCAGCTCCGCGCCGCCCTGGACAGGTTCCGGGACTGGCAGGCCCGCTGCCCCGACTGGTTCGAGCGTGAGAACCTCTACCCGGCCGATGACCAGGATGCCCCGTCCCTGGACGAAGAGGTGTTTGAGGAGCCACTGCTGCCTCCGGGAACCGGCATCATGAAGCGGGCGCCCCTGGTGCGCGAGCCTGGCTCCCAGGCCTGCCTGGCCATAGACCTCCTGGTcggggaggaaggaggagcagCAGTGGCAAAGCTGGAACCTCACCTGCAGCCCCGGGGTCAGCCAGCGCCGCAGCCCCTCCACACCCTGGTGCTCCCCGCAGAGGAGGGCGCCCTGGTGGCCGCGGTGGAGCCTGGGCCCCTGGCTGACGGTGCCGCTATGCGGTTGGCACTGGCGGGGGAGGGCGAGGCCTGCCCGCTGCTGGGCAGCCCGGGCGCTGGGCGAAATAGCGTCCTCTTCCTCCCTGTGGACCCCGAGGACTCACCGCTTGGCAGCACCCCCATGGCGTCTCCTGACCACCTTCCAGAGGACATGAGGGAGCACCTCGAAGGCTTGATGCTCTCGCTCTTCCAGCAGAGTCTGAGCTGCCAGGCCCAGGGGGGCTGCGGTAGACCCGCCATGGTCCTCAAAGACCCACACACGCCCTACGAGGAGGAGCAGCGGCGGTCAGTGCAGTCTGACCAGGGCTACATCTCCAGGAGCTCCCCGCAGCCCCCCGACGGACTCACGGaaatggaggaagaggaagaagaagagcaGGACCCAGGGAAGCCGGCCCTGCCACTCTCTCCTGAGGACCTGGAGAGCCTGAGGAGCCTCCAGCGGCAGCTGCTTTTCCGCCAGCTGCAGAAGAACTCGGGCTGGGACACGGTGGAGTCAGAGTCAGAGAGGCCCAGTGCATGA